The [Pantoea] beijingensis genomic sequence GAGACCATCAACGATCCTGAAGTAACACGCCTCTGCTCGTTGGTGAATATCATCTCGGACGCGAACATGGACAAACGTGGCTGTCAGTTAACGCTGCATTGGGCGGATGGCACGCTCTCTAACTATCATGTGGAACGCAACCAGGGAACCGCGGCAATGCCGCTTACCGACAATAAATTAACCCATAAATTGCTGGACGCTATTGGACCAGTAATGGATCAGCAGCAGGCAATGGCCTTGATTGAACAGTGCTGGACGCTGGAACAAGTGAACGATATTAATTCCCTGGTACAGAAACTGTCTGGCGTCCGTAACGCGGCTACAGCCACTGCAGTTTAATCAACAGGATAACCCCAGTAATCATCAACACCCGGCCCCACGCCGGGGAATGACCACATCACAGGGGAATAAACGGGCAGGCAACCTGACCCGTTTTTTACTTTCCATCAAGCGAATATAATTAGTGCTCTATTAATGCGACGGCCCGTATCGGCGAAGCCGAACCGCCTTTTATCTTCAATGGCATGGCAAGAAAGATAAACTGATTAGGCAAGTCACGCAGTTGCGTCAGATTTTCAATGATTAAAATATTACGATTCAGGAAAACATCATGTGCTGGATAGCCTTCGTGTACGAAGGCATCGATCGTCATCACATCGGTGCCCACCGCGCGTATCCCTTTGTCTGCAAGGTACATTGCGGCTTCGCGGGATAGCCCCGGCCAGTCTTTTAAGAAAGCAAGGTGATTAGGCCGTAGCGCCCAGCGATCTTCATAACCGGTATAGAAAATCACGATATCATCAGCCTGAATCGCTCGATTCTCTTTTTCCCATTGCTCAATATGCTGACGCGGCAGTGAACTGCTGGCGGGCGCACCGGACATATCAATTTTCACCGCCTGACTGAACAGATTTAATGGCGCAATGTGATCAATCGTCTCGCCATCTGGAACAAAGTGAGCGGGTGCATCAACATGAGTGCCACAATGCTCTCCCAACGTAATCTGGTTAAGAAATGCCTCATCTCCTTTATGTAATGATTCAATGCCATTCATAAAGAAGCGAGGATGCGTTGGCCATACGGGCATATCTTCTTCCAGCGCATGTGTAAGATCCACAATGCGATAAGTGTTTAACAGGTCAAGAATACTGCTGTTCATCCCAGAAACCTCGTCAATTAATGAACCGATTTTATTACCGTCTCTTTCACCAAATAGAGTGGAATGCATCCCACCACTAACACGGCGGCGATCACCAAATAATGGGCAGTGAAACCAAAGTCGGTAATGATCCACCCCGCCACAGGTGCCACCAGGAAACCCGCGCTACCCACGGCCAGACCAATCATCAATCCCATGCTGGATGCCGCTGTTTTCGGTGCCGAATCAATCAAAAGGGCATAAACAACGGGAAAAGGAGAATTACGAAACAGCCCCCATGCGATCAGGATTATCCAGCCACTTGTTGCCGAAGTGATAAAGTTGCACGCTAGCGTTGCGATAATCCAGCCTGCCGTGATAATCCACAGGCACATCTTCCTGCCCTGCATATCAGAAAAACTCCCCCAGCCAATTTGCCCAATCCAGCCGGTAATACCTGACGCACCTGAAATCACCGCTGCGGTCGCCAAACTGAGCCCCACTTCCTGGGTAAGCTGTAACGTCAGGAATGTTGATATCCCCATCTCTGCCCAGATAAAACAGAAGATAATGGCAATAGCCGCCAGGCAGTTACGATTTTTCAAGCACGACAGTCCGTTAAGCAGCGATTGCCTGAAGGATGGACGCGCATATTGGCTGACATCATCGGGGGGAGTCATCCCCTTTTCTTCTATCCAGCTGTATACCTTGTCCTGACGCTTTTTTGTTGCAATACAGAGCTGAATAATAATGATGGGTATCCCCAACAGTGGGATAAACAGAAACGCATTTCGCCATGATGAAGTAAGCGCAATGACCAGCCCAATGAGCACCGGTCCGATAAATTGCCCCAGGGGAAAACCGGTATGGTGCACGCCAAGCGCAAAACCACGGTTCTCTTTTTGCCACCATTCACCGATTAAAGCGACATTGATCGGTTCCGATCCACCGCTGCCGAGTCCCATAAAAACACGAAGCGCCTGGAACAGGCCATAAGAACGGCTAAAAGCGCTGGCAACACCGGCAACAATTTCAATTAATACAGCGATAATCCAGCTATAAGCACGCTTATAGCCAGTCCCGATATAATCGGAAGCGAAGCCAAGGATCAGCGCACCGAGGAACGTTCCGACAAAACTCAATGAATTAAGCCAACCAGCCTGCACGGTGGTTAAATGAAATTCCTGGATGATGGCGGGCATAAGCGTTGGCAAAATCAAACGATCGACGGAGTTCATCAGGATTGCCAGCGTCGTCACCAACAGCATCAGCCATGATATTGGATGCGCGCGTGGCAGGAATTTGAACAGACCTTTTTTGACTGAAACCGTCGCGTCTTTTTCTATTACGTTACTCATAAAATCCCTCGCGTTGATTCAAGGCGCCGTACCGCGCTAAACAAGCAGGCAAGTTGAATATCATTAGCGACATCCGCTGGCATATCCCCATATACAATGAATATGCGCTGCTACTTACGTTTGCCGGTATTTTTAATTTTTCTGCACTTAGCGTGAGTCATGATTCGCTGGTCTTTATGACACCTCCCCGCACGGCCGACGTCATATGCCTATTGCGGTGAAACGGTCCGGATAATCATTGCCTCGTTTTATTAAACAAAGGCTTTTTTTAATTAACACGTCCAGGAGATTATGATTATCCAATGCCCTTAAAGGACTAATGGTCAGGCCATTTAGGTGGCAAATTGTCCCGCATTAGCGGGCGTTATCATATTCTTCAGCGATACCGCGTACAGAGTTACACTAATGTTAACAACGTAAAGCTAACGACACTTTTTGTTAACCAGTTGATTACATCAAACCGATGGCATTGCCAAACAGCGAAATGAAAAAATGTATGCTGAACCGATTAAACCGCCAAAAAAAGTAACGAATAGGCTTGAGGCAGGAACCTGGATGCTTCAGGGCAGATGTTTATCCTCTGAATAATCCAGGCCGCAGTAAGAAAGGGGAAACCAGCAATAAATGAGGCAGGTTTCATTGCCTCATTACACTTGTTCCTGTTCTTCAAGGGTAGTTTTCAGCGCGTCCAGATCCTCTTCCATCGCCGTTTTCATACCTCTTCTTTCGAGCCATTTTCTACCCCAGAAACTTAGCTCCAGCATTAGCCCGTTGAGTTCTTTGCCTTCGTCACTCAGCGAGTATTCAACCTTGGGTGGAACCACAGGATAGACCTGACGAATGACAAGGCCATCTTCCTCAAGCTCACGGAGCTGTTTGGTCAGCAGCCGATGATTAATGCTAACTAAATGACGTTGAAGCTCACTGAAGCGCAGCGTACCATCCTTGAACAGATGATAAAGGATAACGCCCTTCCATTTGCCCCCCATGATGTGCAGAGCTGCTTCCATCGAGCAGCCAGGAGCCGATCCATAATTCCTCAGTTTTTTCATAATGACTCCTTAGTTACCTTTAGGTACGTATGGGACTTTTTTTATCGTATACACAATTATTGTTCATATGTTACTTTGGCTGGGTCAAATATCAACCACTTTTCGGAGTAAAAAAATGTCAGCGTTATTGTTTGAACCCATCACTATCAATGGCACCACATTCCGTAATCGTATCGCTATGTCGCCAATGTGCATGCATTCTGCTTCTGCCGATGGCCATGTGAATGATTTTCACGTCATCCACTACGGTGCTCGCGCGTTAGGTGGTGCAGGCCTTGTTATACTGGAAACCGCATCCGTTTTGCCTAATGGCCCTATCGGCCCCGGCGATATCGGGATCTGGAGTGACAGCCATATCGAGGGTCTGAAACGTGTAACGGATGCTATCCATCGTTTTGGCGCGAAAGCCGGCGCACAAATTGGTCATGCGGGACGCCAACTGGGTCTTGATAACGTGCAATCAATTGCACCTTCAGCTGTGCCTTTTACACCAGAATCTCGCGTACCACAGGAAATGAGCATTGCTCAAATCAAAGAAGTTATTGAAGCATTCCGTCAGGGTGCACGACGTGCACGTGAAGCGGGCTTTGACGTGATTGAGATACACGGCGCTCATGGCTATCTGCTCAATCAGTTCCTTTCTCCGTTGGCAAACAAACGCAGTGATGAGTACGGCGGCAGCGTAGAAAACCGTTATCGTATTGTACGCGAAGTGATCGACGTCGTGCGCAGCGAATGGCAGGGCCCACTGTTCCTGCGAATTTCATCAACTGACTACGCAGAAGGTGGCAACCGCCCAGAAGATTTCCTGGTTTACGGGAAATGGATGAAAGAACAAGGCATCGACCTGCTCGATTGTTCATCAGGCGGCATTGCGATGGTCCAGGTTAACACCTACCCTAACTACCAGGTGCCGGCAGCAGAGTTACTGCGACGTGAACTGGGTATTAAAACAGGTGCAGTCGGCCTGATTGAAACAGGACGCCAGGCAGAAGAAATTTTACAAAACCAGCGTGCCGATATCGTACTTGTAGGACGCGAGATGCTGAAAGACCCCTTCTGGGCACGCACCGCCGCGGACGATCTGCACGTTGAAATGCCTGTCCCGCCGCAATACACCCGTTATGGCTCGGCATGGCAGCGTTCTCAGCCCAAACTGCCTGCCGTTGCGCTTGAAGCGACCGTAGAGCAATAATCACCAAATTCGCGTTCGCTGAGTTAAAACGAGGGACGTCAGCGAACGTGGAGCCATGGATGGCACCAAAAACACAGAGCGTGCTTTTGAACCGTACTCTGATGCGGGCCCCGCAGGCAACGCAGCCTGGCTAAGTGCATATCCCCTGAACTAACTCCGTCCGAAAATAGCAATAACTGCATCCATATGCTCTTTCATCGCCTTTTTAGCCGCCCGAGGATCGCGCGCCTCCAGCGCATTGAGGATCGCCAGGTGCTCAATTTCAGAACGATGAGGCATATCCTGTGGCGCATAATGCAACTGCAGTGCACGAAACATGGTGCCGTAACGATGTCCCAGCAGATGCGCAATAATAAAGGCATACGCCGGATTACCGCTAGCCTGAGCAATTCGGATATGGAACAGCCGGTCTCCGGGATGTGTTGCCGATCCCTGACGGTTATCGCGGCAGTTCTGTTCATATGCCTGCCGGATAGCGGCTAGTTCTTCTGGTGATGCATGTCGCGCCGCCAGTGCGGCAGTTTCAGGCTCAAGTAAACGCCGGGTTTGTAACAGTGAAAAAGGAGGCAGTTCGGCCGTGAAATCCAGCTCAATATTCAGCTCGTCATCCACATCCACCCACTGATTGCGCCCAGCTCTCGCCATCACCGGCTCCTGCGACACAGCGGTAGGCTGCGGTGATGACTCACGCACAATTACCCCGTTACCGACGCGAACATCAACCA encodes the following:
- a CDS encoding cyclase family protein, with the protein product MNSSILDLLNTYRIVDLTHALEEDMPVWPTHPRFFMNGIESLHKGDEAFLNQITLGEHCGTHVDAPAHFVPDGETIDHIAPLNLFSQAVKIDMSGAPASSSLPRQHIEQWEKENRAIQADDIVIFYTGYEDRWALRPNHLAFLKDWPGLSREAAMYLADKGIRAVGTDVMTIDAFVHEGYPAHDVFLNRNILIIENLTQLRDLPNQFIFLAMPLKIKGGSASPIRAVALIEH
- a CDS encoding MFS transporter, whose product is MSNVIEKDATVSVKKGLFKFLPRAHPISWLMLLVTTLAILMNSVDRLILPTLMPAIIQEFHLTTVQAGWLNSLSFVGTFLGALILGFASDYIGTGYKRAYSWIIAVLIEIVAGVASAFSRSYGLFQALRVFMGLGSGGSEPINVALIGEWWQKENRGFALGVHHTGFPLGQFIGPVLIGLVIALTSSWRNAFLFIPLLGIPIIIIQLCIATKKRQDKVYSWIEEKGMTPPDDVSQYARPSFRQSLLNGLSCLKNRNCLAAIAIIFCFIWAEMGISTFLTLQLTQEVGLSLATAAVISGASGITGWIGQIGWGSFSDMQGRKMCLWIITAGWIIATLACNFITSATSGWIILIAWGLFRNSPFPVVYALLIDSAPKTAASSMGLMIGLAVGSAGFLVAPVAGWIITDFGFTAHYLVIAAVLVVGCIPLYLVKETVIKSVH
- a CDS encoding winged helix-turn-helix transcriptional regulator → MKKLRNYGSAPGCSMEAALHIMGGKWKGVILYHLFKDGTLRFSELQRHLVSINHRLLTKQLRELEEDGLVIRQVYPVVPPKVEYSLSDEGKELNGLMLELSFWGRKWLERRGMKTAMEEDLDALKTTLEEQEQV
- the namA gene encoding NADPH dehydrogenase NamA gives rise to the protein MSALLFEPITINGTTFRNRIAMSPMCMHSASADGHVNDFHVIHYGARALGGAGLVILETASVLPNGPIGPGDIGIWSDSHIEGLKRVTDAIHRFGAKAGAQIGHAGRQLGLDNVQSIAPSAVPFTPESRVPQEMSIAQIKEVIEAFRQGARRAREAGFDVIEIHGAHGYLLNQFLSPLANKRSDEYGGSVENRYRIVREVIDVVRSEWQGPLFLRISSTDYAEGGNRPEDFLVYGKWMKEQGIDLLDCSSGGIAMVQVNTYPNYQVPAAELLRRELGIKTGAVGLIETGRQAEEILQNQRADIVLVGREMLKDPFWARTAADDLHVEMPVPPQYTRYGSAWQRSQPKLPAVALEATVEQ
- a CDS encoding FadR/GntR family transcriptional regulator — protein: MPIKKLENPRIYRQIADQLKTLIDNKEFPPGSRLPAERELASQLQVSRASVREALIALEVIGLVDVRVGNGVIVRESSPQPTAVSQEPVMARAGRNQWVDVDDELNIELDFTAELPPFSLLQTRRLLEPETAALAARHASPEELAAIRQAYEQNCRDNRQGSATHPGDRLFHIRIAQASGNPAYAFIIAHLLGHRYGTMFRALQLHYAPQDMPHRSEIEHLAILNALEARDPRAAKKAMKEHMDAVIAIFGRS